GTCGCACGGCTCCGCCCGAACTGACTGCGCACCTCGATCGCGCGGCGGAAGAGGTGCGGCGTGCACGTCACCGCCACCGCACCCTCTGGACGGTTGCCGCCGGCATTGTGGTTGGGTTGGGGGTGTTCCTGTGGTTCGGTTCAGACCTGCTGGTGGAGTGGGCCGTCAGCCGTATTCCAGTCGAATGGGAACAAAAGCTGGGCGAGGCCGCCTATCACGATTTTCTTTCCGGCCAGACCGTTACCAAAGAAGGAATGGGAGTGGAGGCCGTGCAGGAAATGACGCGACGGCTGGCGGAGAAGATTCCGAACAATCCTTACAAGTTCGAGGTGTCGGTCGTACAGAGTCCCGTTGTGAATGCCTTCGCGCTGCCGGGCGGATATGTCGTCGTGTTCACCGGCCTTATGAGAAAGGCCGAAAGCGGCGAGGAAGTGGCTGGCGTCTTGAGCCATGAACTCAACCATGTGCTGCAGCGTCACGGGTTGGAGCGGATCGTGAAGACACTGGGACTGGCCGCGGTCGTGACGATCATCTTGGGGGATCAATCCGGCTTGGTCGGTCTGGCAAAGCAACTGGGGGTTGAGTTGGTGACCCTTCGGTTCAGCCGTGAGCAGGAGACCGAGGCCGACCTGACCGGCATCCATCTGCTGCATGAAGCCCGCATTGCGCCGGACGGAATGATTCGCTTTTTTGAACGATTGTCGGAGAAGGACAAGGAACGGCTGGAGTTGTTTTCGACGCATCCCATGAGCGCCGCACGGGCGGAGCGATTGAAAGCCGAACTGGCGGCCCTACCGAAACGAAGTCCGGAGCCCTTCACGTTCGACTGGAATAAGGTTCGCGAGTCGTTGGGGCCGGTAGAGGCCGGAAAGTAACCGGGAGCCATGGCGATGCGACTTGGCGTGGTGTCGGATACGCATGGGTTGTTCGATCGGGCCCTTCTCCGACACCTGGCCGGGGTGGAGAGGATTCTCCACGCGGGCGATATCGGCCGTGCGCAGGTGATTGGACATTTGGAGGCGATTGCGCCGGTCACGGCTGTGTCCGGCAATGTCGATGGCTTCGAGGAGAGCGGATTCCCCGTCGAGCAAGTCGTCGAGCTGATGGGGCATCGGATCGCGCTGTATCATCGGCTGTACGAGGGCGGGCGAATGACCAAAGAGGGGTGGCACTTCCTCGATCGCGTGCGTCCCGACGTCTGCGTGTACGGCCACACGCATCAGCCAAAGGCGGAATGGTTGGACGGCATGCTGCTGTTCAATCCCGGGTCGGCTGGTCCGAAGCGATTCACGTTGCCGCGCGCCGTCGGGCTTCTTGTCCTTGGGACCGATCGGGTCGAGCCGCAACACATTCTGTTGGAGGATCGCGCGGAGTGACCGCTGATTCCATTAGGGAATCGGCCGCAAACTTTTTCGCTCAACATGCCTTGGGCGATTTGGTTATAATGCCGCGCGTGGTGCTCGATGTT
This portion of the Nitrospiraceae bacterium genome encodes:
- a CDS encoding M48 family metallopeptidase, yielding MMSPANALCFGEGLPAAGVPCHAVVTSDGLLLSGAAGVADQSISFAQITVAAGGLDHDHLVVSWSDGPAAYTLYLKDPSVILAFRRTAPPELTAHLDRAAEEVRRARHRHRTLWTVAAGIVVGLGVFLWFGSDLLVEWAVSRIPVEWEQKLGEAAYHDFLSGQTVTKEGMGVEAVQEMTRRLAEKIPNNPYKFEVSVVQSPVVNAFALPGGYVVVFTGLMRKAESGEEVAGVLSHELNHVLQRHGLERIVKTLGLAAVVTIILGDQSGLVGLAKQLGVELVTLRFSREQETEADLTGIHLLHEARIAPDGMIRFFERLSEKDKERLELFSTHPMSAARAERLKAELAALPKRSPEPFTFDWNKVRESLGPVEAGK
- a CDS encoding metallophosphoesterase family protein — protein: MAMRLGVVSDTHGLFDRALLRHLAGVERILHAGDIGRAQVIGHLEAIAPVTAVSGNVDGFEESGFPVEQVVELMGHRIALYHRLYEGGRMTKEGWHFLDRVRPDVCVYGHTHQPKAEWLDGMLLFNPGSAGPKRFTLPRAVGLLVLGTDRVEPQHILLEDRAE